One window of the Pseudarthrobacter sp. ATCC 49987 genome contains the following:
- a CDS encoding substrate-binding domain-containing protein, translating into MRMIGKAGKAAAIAAIAALALTACGRSDTGTTGGSSSGGEAFPKDSLIGVALPQKTSENWVLAETLFNDGLKNAGFKPDVQFANGGVSEQQNQISAMITKGAKVIIVGAIDGAQLGTQLQQAKESGATIIAYDRLLLNTANVDYYVAYDNFKVGELQGQALLEGMKAKKPAGPYNIELFAGSPDDANAKVFFDGAMSVLKPKIDDGTLKVLSGQTTFEQAVTQGWKAENAQRRMDTLLAGTYGSATLDGVLSPNDTLARAIITSVKAAGKPIPVVTGQDSEVESVKSIMAGEQYSTINKDTSKLVEHAITMVKDLQAGKKPEVNDDKSYNNTVKVVPAYLLQPVIVTKENVKTAYVNDPVLGPLTK; encoded by the coding sequence ATGCGAATGATTGGTAAAGCAGGAAAGGCAGCAGCAATCGCTGCTATTGCGGCACTGGCGCTGACAGCCTGCGGCCGCAGCGACACCGGGACCACCGGCGGTTCCTCCTCCGGCGGCGAAGCGTTCCCGAAGGACTCCCTGATCGGCGTCGCTCTCCCGCAGAAGACCAGCGAAAACTGGGTCCTCGCGGAGACGCTCTTCAACGACGGCCTCAAGAATGCCGGCTTCAAGCCGGACGTGCAGTTCGCCAACGGCGGCGTTTCGGAACAGCAGAACCAGATCAGCGCCATGATCACCAAGGGCGCCAAGGTCATCATCGTCGGCGCCATCGACGGTGCGCAGCTGGGCACCCAGCTCCAGCAGGCCAAGGAATCCGGCGCCACGATCATCGCGTATGACCGTCTGCTCCTGAACACCGCCAACGTGGACTACTACGTGGCCTACGACAACTTCAAGGTCGGTGAACTCCAGGGCCAGGCGCTGCTGGAGGGTATGAAGGCCAAGAAGCCGGCCGGCCCGTACAACATTGAGCTGTTCGCCGGTTCCCCCGACGATGCCAATGCGAAGGTCTTCTTCGACGGCGCCATGAGCGTCCTGAAGCCGAAGATCGACGACGGCACCCTCAAGGTCCTGTCCGGCCAGACGACGTTCGAGCAGGCTGTCACCCAGGGCTGGAAGGCAGAGAACGCCCAGCGCCGCATGGACACCCTGCTCGCCGGTACCTACGGCAGCGCAACGCTCGACGGTGTGCTTTCCCCGAATGACACACTCGCCCGCGCGATCATCACCTCGGTCAAGGCCGCCGGCAAGCCGATTCCGGTCGTTACGGGCCAGGACTCCGAAGTTGAGTCCGTCAAGTCCATCATGGCCGGAGAGCAGTACTCCACCATCAACAAGGACACCAGCAAGCTCGTCGAGCATGCCATCACCATGGTCAAGGACCTCCAGGCCGGCAAAAAGCCTGAGGTCAACGACGACAAGTCCTACAACAACACGGTCAAGGTTGTTCCGGCGTACCTGCTGCAGCCGGTCATCGTGACCAAGGAGAACGTCAAGACGGCTTACGTCAACGATCCGGTACTCGGACCGCTGACGAAGTAG